The Polaribacter sp. HaHaR_3_91 genomic sequence TTCTTTTGGAAATTTAGGAGTGATTTTTTCACTAGCTTTTAAGTAAAATGTTTTAAATGTTTCTTATCAATAGTAAACATATAAAAATAAGTTGGTTTATAGTTTGTGTGTCATGTTTGGAGTAATAATCATGATTTTTATTTTTAATTAATACTGTTGGGCGTTTTTTTAGGTGATAACGAGACATAATTACCCTGTTCTGTAATCAAAATAACCCCATTGTATAAAATAAGAATAAGTATTTTTATACTTTGTCTCTATTTTACTAGTAAGTAACTTTAGAATATATAATATAAATAAATTAATAAAATAAAACACTAAAAATAGAAGAATATGAAGATCCAAATGTTTGCAATAATTGTATTGTTAATTAATTTAAACTTTGGTTGTAAGAGTAAAAATTCATTACCTCAGAGTCATTTTTCAGAGAACATGAAATTAGAATATATTGGAGTTGCAGCAGAAAATGAAGGTATGCATGTTTGGGGTTCGTCTCCTGTAATAGACAAAGATGGAAAAGTGCATTTATTTGCAGCGCAATGGTCTACTGCTACCCAAAAGAATTTTAATGGTTGGTACAAAGATTGTGAAATTGGACATTATGTAAGTGATCGTCCAGAAGGTCCCTTTAAATATGTAGGAGTTGCAGTAGAGGATAAAGACGGGTTATTTAACTCACCACATAACCCAACAGTTAATTATATAGATGGTAAATATGTGCTTTGTTTTATTGTAAATGAAAATGATAAACTAAAAACACAGCGAATTGTAATGTATGTAGCAGATGACCTTAACGATACCTGGAGACCTGCTAAAGGAGCAGAAGCTGATGGAACAATTTTAAGAAAACCAACAGATTCTACAAAATGGAATTATAAAGCAATTTTAGGTGTTTCTAACCCGTCGTTAATAAAATACAAAGGGAAATATCTTATGTATCACAAATCTGTTATCCCAAGAGAAAAAAGAGGAGGTGCATATACATATGGTGTTGCAGTAGCAGATAAATTAGAAGGTCCTTATGAGATTCATGCAGAAAAGGTTACCCCACCAAACATGGCATTAGAAGATGCATTTGCATATACTGCAAATGACTCTGTATTTATGTTTAGTCGTGATTTTGGAAGTACATTCGGAAATAGTGGAGGTGGTATTTTATGGCGTTCTGCAGATGGGTTTACTTTTCCAAAAGAAAATGCAAAGAGAGGTTACGAAGATTTAGCACATTATCTTGGAAAAGAAACTTTAGAAAAAGGAACAGCACATAGAGGTAAAAAAGATGGGCATTTAGAAAGGGCACAAGTACTATTAATAGATGGTGCGCCAGCTTATCTTTACTTAGCAACAGGTGTTCAGGTAAAAGAAGGTTACGGTAGCAGCTCTCACGTGTTTAAAATTAGTTTTAAATAATATTTACAGCAATTGATGTCATTAAAAACAATTAAAATGAAACAGTTTTCATTCAATATTTTATTTTGTTTTTCGCTCCTTATAGGTGCAGAAGCAATGGTAGCGCAAACCAAGTTACCCTCTATTTTATCGGATAATATGCTTTTGCAACAAGCTACAGATGTAAAGATTTGGGGTTGGGATACGCCAGGGCAGAGTGTTACTGTAAATCCTTCTTGGACTAAATCGGTAAAAACAACAACTAGCAAAGATGGTAAATGGCAGGTATTTGTAGCTACACCAAAAGCCGGAAAAAATGGAAAATTAAAAATAAGTGGTTCTACTAAACAAACCATAAATAATATTTTATTCGGAGAAGTTTGGTTGTGTTCTGGGCAATCTAATATGGAAAGAGAATTGGGTTTTAAAAATAATCAAAAACCAATTGTAAATTTTTATGAAGAATCACTAAAAGCAAATCATCCTAACATTCGTATGTTTTTAGTTAAAAAGAAAAAATCAACTACGCCGTTAGAAGATTGTGAGGGTGAATGGATAGTATGTACACCAGAAACTGTTTTAAAGTTTTCTGCAGTTGGTTATTTTTATGGAAAACAGTTATCAGAAAAATTAAAAATGCCGGTTGGTTTAATTCAGTCTGCATGGGGAGGAACCAGAGTAGAACCTTGGACTCCAAAAGAAGGCGTTGAAAAAGTAGCTTTAGAAAACGGAGGACAAAAGAAATTTTCGAATCTATATAATGGTATGATTTCTCCTTTAATCAATTTTAAGATAAAAGGGGCAATTTGGTATCAAGGAGAGTCAAATGTTGGAAATTGGAAAGAGTATAAAACACTTTTTCCGAATATGATTTCTAGTTGGAGAGATAAATGGAATATTGGTAATTTTCCTTTTTACTTTGTACAGATAGCACCTTACAATTATCCAGATAAATTTGCAGTACCACAAATAGTAGAGGCACAATTAGAAGCCTTAAAATTGCCAAATACAGGTGTTGCAGGGACGCAAGATATTGGAGCTCTTTATGATATTCATCCGCCTCAAAAAAAAGAAGTTGGTCGTAGATTAAGTTTAATTGCTTTACATAATACGTATGGTAAAACTGATGTTGTATATGCAGGACCTTCTTTAAAATCTTTTAAAACAGAAGGACAAAATTTGGTAATTAATTTTGAAACACCAGGTTCTAAATTGCATTCAGCGGGCGGCAATATGGGTAAAATTCCAGCATTTTATATTGCTGGCGAAAACAAAACGTTTCACAAAGCACAAGTAAAACAAGACGGGAATATAATTATTTTGAGTTCGTCTAAAGTAAAGAGCCCGGTTGCAGCAAGATATGTTTGGGCTAATAATGCCAACGGTACGCTTTACAATAAACAAGGATTGCCTGCATTGCCTTTTAGAACCGATAATTGGGATACTGTGTTGTATGCCGAATAAATGAATAAAGATTTAAACATGTCTGTAAATAGATATGAAACTATAATATAACCTTTGAATAAAAACAATTTAAACTTTAAATAAATGAAATACATTAACACTAATTTTATATTTCAAAAAGCAATTCTATTATCAACGATAGGTTTGTTAATGGCATGTAATTCTAACTCTAAAGTAGTTAAAACAGCAGAAGTAACAGTGCCAGAAAAACCGAACGTTTTATTTATTTTAGTAGATGATTTAGGGTATGCAGATTTAAGTATCATGGGAAGTAAGTTTTACGAAACTCCTAACATCGATAAAATTGCAAAAACTGGTACCGTTTTTACAGACGGATACGCTGCTTGTACTGTTTGTAGCCCATCTAGAGCAAGTTTAATGACAGGACAATACCCAGCAAGACATGGTATAACTCAGTTTGAAGGAAAAAGAAATAGTGGGCAAGCTTGGAAAGAACGTAAGCGTTATACAAAATTATTACCACCAGAATATAGAGATCATTTAGATACGAGCACAACTACAATAGCAGAAGCTTTTAAAGAAAATGGATATGCTACTTTTTTTGCAGGTAAATGGCATTTAGGAGGTAAAGCACAAGGATCTTTACCAACAGATCATGGTTTTGATGTTAATATTGGTGGATACGATGCTGGCGGGCCAAGTGGTGGATATTTTTCTCCATATAATAATCCATATTTAACAAATTTACCAGAAGAAAAAGGGTTGAACTTGTCTATGAAGTTAGCACAAGAAACTAATGATTTTATTACTAAAAATAAGGATGGTCACTTTTTAGCTTACCTTTCTTTTTATGCCGTTCATGGAGGTATTCAAACTACAAAAGAAAAATGGACAAAGTATAGAAACAAAGCCGAAAAAATGGGAATTCATGAAACTGGTTTTGAAATGGAGCGTGTTTTGCCTGCTAGAAAATACCAAGACAACCCAGTATATGCAGGTTTAATAGAGCATGTAGATGAAGCAATTGGTACGGTAATGAAAACCTTAAAAGATTTAAACTTAGATAAAAATACCATTGTTGTTTTTACTTCGGATAATGGAGGTGTTACTTCTGGCGATAATTTTTCTACCAATCAGTTAACTTTAAGAGGAGGAAAAGGCTACCAATGGGAAGGCGGAACTAGAGTCCCTTATTTTATTGATGTTCCTTGGATTAAACAAACAGGAGCAAGTATTCAAGTTCCTGTATCTGGTGTAGATTTATATCCAACACTATTAGATTTATCTGGTTTGTCTTTAAAACCAGAAGCACATAAAGATGGTGTAAGTTTAAAACCACTTTTATTAGGAGAAAATATTGACGATAGACCTTTGTATTGGCATTATCCTCATTATGGAAATCAAGGTGGAGAACCAAGTTCTATCATTAGAAAAGGAAAATGGAAACTGATTTATTATTGGGAGAATTTAAATGCTGAATTGTATAATTTAGAAGCTGATTTAGGTGAACGAAATGACGTTGCAGCAAGTAATCCAGAAATTGTAGAACAAATGCAAACGCAACTTTTAGATTGGTTAAAATCTATGGATACGCATTATGCAAAAGTAGATACAGAATGGGACCAAGCGGCTCGTAAAAAATGGTTAGAAAGACAAAAAACAAAGTCATTGCCAGCACAAGAAAAACAGCGTAAAAAAATGCTTTCTCCAGATTGGCAACCAAATAAAGATTGGTGGGGTAGTGAGGTGAAAATAAATAACATTAAATAAACAAGGTTCTTCAAAAAAATATTATGAAAAAATCAACTTTTTATGTATTGACTTTCTTGGTTATTATTTGTTTTGGTTGTCAAAACCAAGAAATAGATATTTATGTGAGTCCATTAGGAAATAATTCAAATAATGGAGAGAAAGAGACACCTTTTAAAACGATAGAAAAAGCACTAGAAAGTGTTAAATTAATTAAAAAGAAGGAGAATGATAAAATTAATATACGTCTTTTAGAAGGAGAATATTATTTAAACTCAACTTTAGAAATAAAACCTTATTTGAATAATCTTTCTATTATCGGTGATGGATTGAATAAAGTTTCTATTAAAGGATCTAAAGTTATTGAAACGAAATGGGAGCAGTTTTCTGACAATATTTTGGTAACTACTATTGATGAAAATTTAGATTTTAATCAATTATTTATAAATGGAGAAAAACAAATCTTAGCAAGATATCCTAACTATGATGAAAACGGTGGTTATTGGCAAGGTTCAGCAGCAGATGCAATAGATAAAGATCGTATTGAGAAATGGAAAAATCCTATTGGTGGTTTTGTGCATGCTTTGCATAAAGGGCGTTGGGGTGGTTTTCATTACGAAATAGAATCTGTTAAAGAAAACGGAGAATTAAATTTGATAGGAGGTCATCAAAATAATCGTCCATCAGAAATGCATTCAAAATATAGGATGGTAGACAATATTTTTGAAGAATTGGATAGTGAAAAAGAGTGGTATCTAGATAAAAAAAATCATAAATTATATGTTTGGAAAAGTGATAATTTTGATATCAATAAGTCTAAAGTTGAAGTAACTGTCTTGAAACATTTGATTGAAATTAAGGGGGATTTAAAAGATCCTGTGAAAAATGTAAGTATAACAGGAGTTAAGTTTGAACATGCTTCACGAACCTTTATGGAAGAATATGAACCTCTTTTACGTAGTGATTGGACAATTTATAGAGGCGGGGCTTTACTACTGGATGCCACAGAAAATATAATTATTAAGGATTGTGAATTTACAAACCTTGGAGGGAACGTTATTTTTGTAAATGGATATAATAGAAATACAAAAATTACAGGAAACCATATACATGATTCTGGTGCATCTGCTATTGCTTTTGTAGGAGACTCTTCGGCAGTACGTTCTCCGTCGTTTGATTATTTTAAATCTGTGGCTATAGAAGATATGGATACTATTGTAGGGCCTAAAAATGAATTGTACCCTTCTAACTGTAGTGTAGAAAATAATTTAATACATAGAATTGGACGTGTTGAAAAACAAGTCGCTGGAGTACAGATCTCTATGGCAATGAAAATTCATGTAAAAAACAATAGTATTTATGATGTGCCGCGTGCAGGTATCAATGTGAGTGAAGGTACTTGGGGTGGACATATTATTGAATATAACGATGTGTTTAATACGGTTTTAGAAACGAGTGATCATGGAGCCTTTAATTCTTGGGGACGTGACCGTTTTTGGTATCATAACAGAGATATTACAGCTGCTTTGGTAGAAAAGAACAGTAAGATGCCTTTATGGGATGCAATGCACACTACGATTATTAGAAATAATAGATTCCGTTGTGATTATGGTTGGGATATCGATTTAGATGATGGTTCTACGAATTATAAAATTTACAATAATTTATGTTTGAATAGAGGTATAAAATTACGTGAAGGATATTATAGAACTGTGACGAATAATATTATGGTAAACAATACTTTTCATCCACATGTTTGGTTTACAAATAGTGGAGATGTATTTACACATAATATTGTAATGAGAAAATATGCAAGTGTACGTATTAAAGATTGGGGTAATGAGGTAGATTATAATTTATTTCCAAATAAAGAAGCGTTAGTCAAATCACAAAAGAAAGGAATAGATAAAAATAGCTTATATGGAAACCCTTTGTTTGTAAATCCTAAAATGGGAGATTTTACTGTAAAGGATGAATCTCCAGCCTTGAAAATTGGTTTTAAAAATTTCCCTATGGATAAATTCGGTGTTCAAAAACCAGAATTGAAAGCAATCGCAAAGCAACCTGAAATTCCTAATTTAAAAATTAATTCTTCCAAAAAAGAAAAAGTAAAAACGAAACAATGGTTGGGAGTAACATTAAAAGAAATTGAAAATATTGAAGAACAATCTTCTTTTGGGACCCATACTTTAGATGGTGTAATCATTTTAAAAATCAATAAAAACAGTAAGTTGTCAAAATCTGAGCTGAAAGAAAATGATGTAATTATTAGTGTTGAAAATGAAAAAATAAAAAATATATCAAATTTTTTAAATGTTTTAGATAAAAATTCTTTTAAAGAAAGTATCAAGCTGATGGTTGTTAGAGATCAGGAAGAAATTGAAATACAATTAAAGAAAGCGTATTTTCTTTAGAAATCAGGTATCAATTTTAGATTAAATATTGCCTGAAAATATTTTACAGTTAGGTGGAAATAAAATAATAAATAGCGGTCATAGTTGAAATTAATAAAGAATATAAGAAATTATGGAAAACCATGAAATTAAATTGAAGTTTGCCCTATTATTAATGCTGTTTTCTTGCATTTGTAGCAAGGCTCAAAATATAGATAGGCCTAATATTTTATTTTTGGTTGTAGAGGATACTTCCCCTTATCTTTTTCCTGCTTATGGTAATAAAACAATCAAAACGCCTAATCTAGATTATTTAGCAAAAAACGGGGTAATTTTTAACAATGCATTTGCCAATGGCCCACAATGTTCTCCTGCTCGTTCTTCTTTAATAAGTGGTTCGTATGCTACTACCTACGGTAACGATTGGCATCGAAATGGTCATATTGTACCACAACAATACTTTTTTCCTCAGTACTTGCGTGAAGAGGGATATTTTTGTGTAAATGCCGGTAAAACCGATTACAATATCACCAAAGAAGTCCAAAAGAAATACTATCCATTGGTTTGGGATAAAATGAGTGGTTACCTGTCTGATGATAAACCCAATGTTAGTTATAATGATGCAGATAGAAAGGGGAAACCATTTTTTGCGCAATTTAATAACATGACTACTCATATGAGTCGTATTACTTCTGTATCTGTAGATAATAGAGAACCATCAAAAATTAATCCTAAAGAGGTAGATCTTCCTTCTCATGTGCCAGATATTCCAGAAATGCGTGCAGATTATGCATTGCATTTAGATGGAGTGCAAGATGCAGATAAATGGGTTGGTTTTTTTATCGATGATTTAAAGAAACGTAAATTACTAGAAAATACCATTATCTTTTTCTTTTCAGACCATGGAGGTAGTTTGCCTAGAGGAAAAGCTTTTCCTTATGAAACTGGTTTTCGTTCGGCATTAATCATTTCTGCGCCAGAAAAATGGAAACATTTATTGCCCGCTCAACAAGGTCAAAAAAGCGATCAGATTGTAGAATTTGTAGATTTTGGTCCTACTTTATTAAATGTTACGGGAGCTAAAATACCCGAACACATGCAAGGAAAACCTTTTATGGGACCTGATGCACAAAAACGTACTTACGCTCATAGTTTTAGAACAAATACAGAAATTCACTTCGATCCATCTCGTGCAATTAATGATGGTGCCTTCCATTACATAAAATTTTATACACCTTATAAAGTTCATGGCTTAAAACAATCATTTCAATGGGGAATGCCGTCTCAGAATGCTTGGGATGATTTATATCACAAAGGAGAATGTGAACCAGAATACAAATCTTATTATGAACCAAAAGCCAACGAAGCATTGTTTGATTCGAAAAAGGATCCTTGGAATATGAATAATTTGGCTGATGATTTGGCTTATGCAAAAACTTTAAGCAATTTACGAAAGGAAGCTTCCATGCACATTAGAAAAACCCGCGATTTAGGTTTTTTCCCAAAGGCGGTGAGAGATGAGTTTGTAAGTCGTGGTATTTCACTTTATGAATGGGTTAGAACGGAAAATTATCCATTTAATGAACTTTATGATTTGGTTGAAAAAGCATCTTTAGGTAAGATTTCAGATAAAGAAATATTTCTGAAATATTTAAAGCATAAACGACCTGAATTTCGCTTTTGGGCAGCTTCTGGACTCACAACTATGGCGTATCATGGTGATTTAAAAGTTATTCCAAATCAATTAGTAATGGCATGTGATGACAAGTGGCATTCAGTAGCAGCAACAGCTGCAGAAGCGATTGCTTTGGCTGGTCAACCTGAAAAAGGAATTTCGATGCTGATTGAGCAAGCAAAAGAAGGAAACAAATTGTCTCTTTCCGCATTAGAAGAATTAGGAAATCGAGTTGCCCCATTTACAGATGATATCAAATACCTTGCAGAGCATGGTAAAAATAAAGATATTAAGTTTTTAGCTAGAGGAATTCTTATTAATCTAGGAGAATTACCAATGAGTCAATTGTTTGATTCTAAATCAACGAATAAGTTTATCAAAACTCAGAAACAACGAATTAAAGATTGGGCACCTACGTTGCCTAATTAAAAAGAATATATTTTAATAGGCTTGCTTATTTAATTATTTTATAATTAAATGATAAATAACTTAAAGAATAATTTAAAAGAATGGTTATCAAAATGAAATTACTAAAAATCGCTTTAATTACAGTACTATCTATGTTTTTCAGTTGTAGTGCTGAAGGTCAAAAAATGAAATTTGAATATATTGGAGATGCCGCTCAACAAGAGGATATGCACGTTTGGGGGTCTTCACCTGTTCAAGATAAAGATGGAAAAACACACCTATTTGCTGCACAATGGTCTACAAAAACGCAACCCAATTTTAATGGTTGGTATAAAGATTGTGAAATTGGTCATTATGTAAGTGATAGCCCAGAAGGACCTTTCAAATATCTAGGTGTGGTTGTACCAGACAAAGATGGTTTGTTCAATTCGCCACACAACCCAACAATTAGCAATATTGATGGAGAGTATCAGCTTTGTTTTATTGTAAATGAAAACGACGATTTAAAAACGCAACGTATTGTAATGTATGTTGCAGATGATTTAAATGGAACCTGGAGACCTGCAAAAGGAGGAGAAGCAGATGGTACTATTTTACGTCAAACTAAAGATGCTTCAGTTTGGAATTATACCGCAAGATTAGGAGTTTCTAATCCGTCATTAATAAAATACAAAGGCAAATATCTTTTATATCACAAATCTGTGGTAAGAAAAGAACCTAAAGGATATGTGTATTCTTATGGAGTTATTGTTGCTGATTCTGTTGAAGGGCCATATATACATAACCCAACAAGAGTAACCGAAGAAAAAATGCCGTTAGAAGATGCGTATGCTTTTACTATGAAAGATTCGGTATACATGATGAGTAGAGATTTTAGAGGTGCCTTAGGAAATAGAGGTGGAGGTTTGTTATGGAAATCTGGAGATGGTTATTCTTTTCCTGCAGAAAAAACAGTGCGTGCTTACGAAGATTTACAACATTATGTGGGCAAAGAATATTTAAAAGAAGCTGTTTCTTATAGAGGTAAAAAAGATGGACATTTAGAGCGTGCTCAAATTCTTTTTATTGATGATAAACCAGCTTATTTGTATTTAGCAACTGGAGTTCAGGTTAAGCCAGGTTATGGTAGTAGTTCTCATGTGTTTAAGATAACTTTTGAATAAATATAAATGAAAAGAAATTTTGGTTTTAGTATTCGTTGCTTAATAATTTTATTAGTATTGTTTGTTCAGGTTTCTATTTTTGCAGAAACAAAACCTGTATTAAAATCAATTGCTAAAACTACATTTCAACTGGGTTCCCTTTTTAAAGACCACATGGTTTTGCAGCGCGATATGCCAATTCCTGTTTGGGGAAAAGCAGCTGCAGGTTCAACAATTACTGTTCACTTTGCAAATTATAAAAAACAAACTATTGCAGATTCCAATGGTAAATGGAGTGTAAAGTTATCGGCTTTAAAAGGAAGTTTCGAACCAAAAACTATGATTATATCATCTTCGATGGATGAAAAAGCGATAAAAATATCGGATGTTTTAGTGGGGGAAGTTTGGATTTGTTCTGGGCAATCGAACATGCAATTTTCTGTAAATGGGGCTCCAGAGGTAAAAAAACTAATTCCATCAGCAAAAAACATAAGAAGTTTTAAAGTAAAAAACACAGTTGCATTAGAACCTCAAGATAGTTGCGAAGGTACTTGGGAGGTGAATTATCCAAATAGTGCGGTGGCGTTTTCATTCGCTTATTTTTTAGAGAAATCAGCAAATGTTCCTGTGGGTATTATTTTAACATCTTGGGGAAGTTCATCCATTGAAGCGTGGATGCCTAGAGATATGACAGAAACCGTACCTCATTTTAAAGTAATGATGGATGAGTTTGATACAGACATCAAAACAAAATATAGAATAACAGCTATTTTAGACGGACCAAAACCATGGAAAAAAGACGAGGATATTTTTTTACGTAGACAATCAAATGTGCTATATAATGCCATGATGCATCCGTTAATTCCGTATGCTTGTAGAGGTTTGGTTTGGTATCAAGGAGAAAGAAATGCCCAATCTATGAACGGAATGCTAAAAGAACCTTGGTTCTCTAGAAATTCAGGAATCTTAAAATACGGAGATGTACTTAAAGAATGGATAAAACGTTACCGAAAAGGTTGGGGTAATAAAGAATTGAATTTTCAAGTAGTGATGCTTCCTGGTTATGGTAAAGTTTTAAATACTGATAAAGATATCGATCCTAAAAGTCCAAACGCACATTCTTGGGCGTGGATGCGAGAATCTCAATTAAAGGCATTAGAATTACCCAATACATCGGTAATAAATACGATTGATTTAGGTGATGTAAAAAACATTCATCCTAAAGATAAATTACCCGTTGGTAAACGTTTGTCTTTAATGGCGCTTAAAAATGTTTTAAATAAAAAGGTAAAAGCGTTGGGGCCAACCTTAAAAAAAGTGAAAATAAAAAAGAACACCATTGTTGTTTGTTTTAATAATGTAAAAAAATTAAAGACAACTGATGGCAAAGCTCCAACAGGTTTTTGGTTGTCAGATGCATCAGGAAAATGGTTTCCAGCAGACGCAAAATTAAAAGGAAATAAAGTAGTAATAAAAATTTCAGAAGTAGAGAAACCACTTTACGTTCGTTATGCTTTTACAGGGAAACCAAATGTAAATTTGGTAAATGAAGCAGATTTACCTGCGTATCCTTTTAGAACAGATTCTTTTAAACCATAGGTAATATTTCAGTACTTTATTTAAAAGCTGGTGAATAACAAAAAGAGATTTAAAATTCATTCCTTTTTAACCAAAAGCTAGAATATGAATTGAAGAGAACTAAAAAGATATGGTGTTTCTATTGATGAAATTACAAG encodes the following:
- a CDS encoding sulfatase; protein product: MKYINTNFIFQKAILLSTIGLLMACNSNSKVVKTAEVTVPEKPNVLFILVDDLGYADLSIMGSKFYETPNIDKIAKTGTVFTDGYAACTVCSPSRASLMTGQYPARHGITQFEGKRNSGQAWKERKRYTKLLPPEYRDHLDTSTTTIAEAFKENGYATFFAGKWHLGGKAQGSLPTDHGFDVNIGGYDAGGPSGGYFSPYNNPYLTNLPEEKGLNLSMKLAQETNDFITKNKDGHFLAYLSFYAVHGGIQTTKEKWTKYRNKAEKMGIHETGFEMERVLPARKYQDNPVYAGLIEHVDEAIGTVMKTLKDLNLDKNTIVVFTSDNGGVTSGDNFSTNQLTLRGGKGYQWEGGTRVPYFIDVPWIKQTGASIQVPVSGVDLYPTLLDLSGLSLKPEAHKDGVSLKPLLLGENIDDRPLYWHYPHYGNQGGEPSSIIRKGKWKLIYYWENLNAELYNLEADLGERNDVAASNPEIVEQMQTQLLDWLKSMDTHYAKVDTEWDQAARKKWLERQKTKSLPAQEKQRKKMLSPDWQPNKDWWGSEVKINNIK
- a CDS encoding sialate O-acetylesterase, translating into MKRNFGFSIRCLIILLVLFVQVSIFAETKPVLKSIAKTTFQLGSLFKDHMVLQRDMPIPVWGKAAAGSTITVHFANYKKQTIADSNGKWSVKLSALKGSFEPKTMIISSSMDEKAIKISDVLVGEVWICSGQSNMQFSVNGAPEVKKLIPSAKNIRSFKVKNTVALEPQDSCEGTWEVNYPNSAVAFSFAYFLEKSANVPVGIILTSWGSSSIEAWMPRDMTETVPHFKVMMDEFDTDIKTKYRITAILDGPKPWKKDEDIFLRRQSNVLYNAMMHPLIPYACRGLVWYQGERNAQSMNGMLKEPWFSRNSGILKYGDVLKEWIKRYRKGWGNKELNFQVVMLPGYGKVLNTDKDIDPKSPNAHSWAWMRESQLKALELPNTSVINTIDLGDVKNIHPKDKLPVGKRLSLMALKNVLNKKVKALGPTLKKVKIKKNTIVVCFNNVKKLKTTDGKAPTGFWLSDASGKWFPADAKLKGNKVVIKISEVEKPLYVRYAFTGKPNVNLVNEADLPAYPFRTDSFKP
- a CDS encoding sialate O-acetylesterase produces the protein MKQFSFNILFCFSLLIGAEAMVAQTKLPSILSDNMLLQQATDVKIWGWDTPGQSVTVNPSWTKSVKTTTSKDGKWQVFVATPKAGKNGKLKISGSTKQTINNILFGEVWLCSGQSNMERELGFKNNQKPIVNFYEESLKANHPNIRMFLVKKKKSTTPLEDCEGEWIVCTPETVLKFSAVGYFYGKQLSEKLKMPVGLIQSAWGGTRVEPWTPKEGVEKVALENGGQKKFSNLYNGMISPLINFKIKGAIWYQGESNVGNWKEYKTLFPNMISSWRDKWNIGNFPFYFVQIAPYNYPDKFAVPQIVEAQLEALKLPNTGVAGTQDIGALYDIHPPQKKEVGRRLSLIALHNTYGKTDVVYAGPSLKSFKTEGQNLVINFETPGSKLHSAGGNMGKIPAFYIAGENKTFHKAQVKQDGNIIILSSSKVKSPVAARYVWANNANGTLYNKQGLPALPFRTDNWDTVLYAE
- a CDS encoding glycoside hydrolase family protein yields the protein MKIQMFAIIVLLINLNFGCKSKNSLPQSHFSENMKLEYIGVAAENEGMHVWGSSPVIDKDGKVHLFAAQWSTATQKNFNGWYKDCEIGHYVSDRPEGPFKYVGVAVEDKDGLFNSPHNPTVNYIDGKYVLCFIVNENDKLKTQRIVMYVADDLNDTWRPAKGAEADGTILRKPTDSTKWNYKAILGVSNPSLIKYKGKYLMYHKSVIPREKRGGAYTYGVAVADKLEGPYEIHAEKVTPPNMALEDAFAYTANDSVFMFSRDFGSTFGNSGGGILWRSADGFTFPKENAKRGYEDLAHYLGKETLEKGTAHRGKKDGHLERAQVLLIDGAPAYLYLATGVQVKEGYGSSSHVFKISFK
- a CDS encoding PDZ domain-containing protein → MKKSTFYVLTFLVIICFGCQNQEIDIYVSPLGNNSNNGEKETPFKTIEKALESVKLIKKKENDKINIRLLEGEYYLNSTLEIKPYLNNLSIIGDGLNKVSIKGSKVIETKWEQFSDNILVTTIDENLDFNQLFINGEKQILARYPNYDENGGYWQGSAADAIDKDRIEKWKNPIGGFVHALHKGRWGGFHYEIESVKENGELNLIGGHQNNRPSEMHSKYRMVDNIFEELDSEKEWYLDKKNHKLYVWKSDNFDINKSKVEVTVLKHLIEIKGDLKDPVKNVSITGVKFEHASRTFMEEYEPLLRSDWTIYRGGALLLDATENIIIKDCEFTNLGGNVIFVNGYNRNTKITGNHIHDSGASAIAFVGDSSAVRSPSFDYFKSVAIEDMDTIVGPKNELYPSNCSVENNLIHRIGRVEKQVAGVQISMAMKIHVKNNSIYDVPRAGINVSEGTWGGHIIEYNDVFNTVLETSDHGAFNSWGRDRFWYHNRDITAALVEKNSKMPLWDAMHTTIIRNNRFRCDYGWDIDLDDGSTNYKIYNNLCLNRGIKLREGYYRTVTNNIMVNNTFHPHVWFTNSGDVFTHNIVMRKYASVRIKDWGNEVDYNLFPNKEALVKSQKKGIDKNSLYGNPLFVNPKMGDFTVKDESPALKIGFKNFPMDKFGVQKPELKAIAKQPEIPNLKINSSKKEKVKTKQWLGVTLKEIENIEEQSSFGTHTLDGVIILKINKNSKLSKSELKENDVIISVENEKIKNISNFLNVLDKNSFKESIKLMVVRDQEEIEIQLKKAYFL
- a CDS encoding sulfatase, which produces MENHEIKLKFALLLMLFSCICSKAQNIDRPNILFLVVEDTSPYLFPAYGNKTIKTPNLDYLAKNGVIFNNAFANGPQCSPARSSLISGSYATTYGNDWHRNGHIVPQQYFFPQYLREEGYFCVNAGKTDYNITKEVQKKYYPLVWDKMSGYLSDDKPNVSYNDADRKGKPFFAQFNNMTTHMSRITSVSVDNREPSKINPKEVDLPSHVPDIPEMRADYALHLDGVQDADKWVGFFIDDLKKRKLLENTIIFFFSDHGGSLPRGKAFPYETGFRSALIISAPEKWKHLLPAQQGQKSDQIVEFVDFGPTLLNVTGAKIPEHMQGKPFMGPDAQKRTYAHSFRTNTEIHFDPSRAINDGAFHYIKFYTPYKVHGLKQSFQWGMPSQNAWDDLYHKGECEPEYKSYYEPKANEALFDSKKDPWNMNNLADDLAYAKTLSNLRKEASMHIRKTRDLGFFPKAVRDEFVSRGISLYEWVRTENYPFNELYDLVEKASLGKISDKEIFLKYLKHKRPEFRFWAASGLTTMAYHGDLKVIPNQLVMACDDKWHSVAATAAEAIALAGQPEKGISMLIEQAKEGNKLSLSALEELGNRVAPFTDDIKYLAEHGKNKDIKFLARGILINLGELPMSQLFDSKSTNKFIKTQKQRIKDWAPTLPN
- a CDS encoding glycoside hydrolase family protein, whose protein sequence is MKLLKIALITVLSMFFSCSAEGQKMKFEYIGDAAQQEDMHVWGSSPVQDKDGKTHLFAAQWSTKTQPNFNGWYKDCEIGHYVSDSPEGPFKYLGVVVPDKDGLFNSPHNPTISNIDGEYQLCFIVNENDDLKTQRIVMYVADDLNGTWRPAKGGEADGTILRQTKDASVWNYTARLGVSNPSLIKYKGKYLLYHKSVVRKEPKGYVYSYGVIVADSVEGPYIHNPTRVTEEKMPLEDAYAFTMKDSVYMMSRDFRGALGNRGGGLLWKSGDGYSFPAEKTVRAYEDLQHYVGKEYLKEAVSYRGKKDGHLERAQILFIDDKPAYLYLATGVQVKPGYGSSSHVFKITFE